gtgtataatataataaatcctTCTTTTTCATCATTCATTCAGTTTTGTCATATGAACTAACAAAATGATTAAGCGCTGCTCATCCGTCTCATATTCTTATCACACTTAATAAAACCACCTGAAACCAATCACAGCTTCTAGGTCAAGTTTccacacaaaaaacaatataccAAGTATCAAAACCATTGGCACTTACTATTCGACACCGCGGTCGTAAGCTACCGGCCACCGCACGGGCCGACGGACCCGGGTCCCACAATACTATCGCTCTCTCCCTCTCGCCCGCACTTCTCGCTCTCTCACTAGGGAAGGAACACGACGGAATCACGCCTTGCCGAAAACTTCGGCGAAATAATCGGATTTGTTTTAGCCGAGGACGAGGCAGGTCGCGTGTTTGGGCTTGTTATGTTAGCGGTTACGATCCTGTGATGGGGATGTGATAGCTTACGTGCAGCTGTGATGTGAGATGCACTGAAGTTTGTGGGACACGTTGGGGGCAATGAAAAAAATTAGGTAGGGACCTCTTACTCCTTAAAAAATCCTATATGTATCCTCAaagtatacatttattttttttgtttctgtactATAGgactaaatatttttagctgATAGTTGATCCTATTACGATCACGATATGGTCCACTAGTCCACTATGATAAAATATGACGCGCCGTTTGcaattttcgtattttttttttttgcgaatgAGTTTCACAACAAAAAGTCACTCAGACCCACAAATATAAGAGCTTACTAtcaatataaacaattaataaattcaCCTACTTCTAAATATTGGCCAAATACTCCTCTCATTTAAGACTACCGAATATCAGACCACTCTCCGTTTCTCATAGAGCCAAGTACAACACAGGGTGTGTCGAAGTCGcaataagaatttaataaacaCCGCGCATACCGTATATTTGACGCCTCGCCTGTCGCCATCTAATCTAAGAAATTACAAGCGTTGGTCAAATAAAACGCGACTTAATGAAAGCACTTTGGAAATGGTAAGATGTCTGCGTAATATTGcaaatatataggtacgttTAATAAATTCCCCACGGTTTTTCCTGCGTCCTGAGAGAACTGCTTTCGGCAGATGGATAAAAAAAGTAGCTTTTACCAAGAGCTATCTTGCTTTTGTTTGAGTGTACATATTTCATCCTGCTACGAGAAGGTTCGAAAGAAGGCTATCCGCAGGACGCGGGTAAAGTCACGGGAATCGGCCAGTAGACTACagacaagtttcatcaaaatctgttagTCGTTTGCGCAAGAAACACAACAGGGAACTTGGTGGAACCGCGGAAAATCTAGCGTCTTcaaaaaacaagtaaacaatttataatttcattatttatgataaatTCAATTCCTTTTAAGTATATAGTTTAGTAAGTATACTGCATATCCTTCAAGTTCAGTCAAACTGCTTTTGAAGGCAGGGGGGCGGTGACATTGCCTCATTGGGAGGCACTTGAGGAATTTCAATATTCGACTTTGGTTGCATTGCCGCGACGTACAACGCAATAGTGATGCAGTAgagttacctacttatgtatatgCAATTATGTATAAactggcttctgccagcggtttcacccgcgtcaagTCTAAGTAAAAAATTGCCTTCCTTGAGATGCGACATGGTTGAATCATGTACCCATAGGTTAAAATGTTGTAaagcaaaaacatcaaaatgcTTAAAATTACTTGACTTTgaaaaaactaacataaaacatCACGCACCTACTTTATCATCATTTACTTTAGAACGCCTCAAAACGTTCCACTTTTAAAACTTACACAATAAAGCTACGTCTACACTGCCGACACAAACACAGCTTTACAAAAGCTACGTGAAGCTACCATTCGGCACGACACACCGTGTTGGGCGCATTATCATAATAACGCGCTCACGCGGCGTCGATCGCGCCGAATAATAATAAACGCTAATGGGCCGAGACGCGAATGCAATCTGTGTGTGCTACCCCTTACATTCGAATCCCTATGGACTTGAATTATTGAGTGCGATCTTTTTGTTACCTACTTGATTtaaggattatttttttacaacttatctatacatacttctataataaaaagatatttttttttttctttgtacccAAAGGCTTCGATGCTAGATGCTACTGAatcgatatgaaaaattctttcactgttgggaacgCAGAATGAGAGTAGCCCTAATTAAGTAACGTAGGCTTTAATTCTGTCCGTGTActagaagtagttccctcaggaaacAGTTAGTCTTCAAAATTATATGACTTCAACACAGATAAGTGATAATTTGAGAAAATTTCTTCATAGCGTCCACTTCATTTTCATCGTGCATAATAAATAGGAAGCCACTTTGgtcattcatacataatttaCAGTTCGAAAGATATGTGGTTTGTTGCCGGATCGATATTTCACGGTTTTGACTAATGCATGAACTATTTGACATTGAGTTAAAAGTCACTTCATCAACTGCCCGGCTTTTCCgtactaagttggggtcggattCAAGTCTATCCAGCTGCAGTTAAGGATCAATgatcacatggagcgactgcctatctgacctccgtAACCCAGTTCCCGggcccgataccccttagtaagactggtcgTCAGAATTTTTCGCTtctactacccgtaacgattgccaaagatgttccaatGACCAACAAGTCACATTTTTAACATAAAGCTATCCTACTAAATTCTTCACTTTTCAATTCACCACTTCCAATAAATTAGAAGCTATGTATTTTGTAAACCAGCTATCAGCTCTCCAAGCAAGCGGCCATTTGTTTTGTATATCAAAAGGCTTCGTTTGTAAATTCAACGAGTTTGCGTCACTATTTTCCCGCGATCACTCGGCGCCATTTTGAAACTTTCGCGCCGTTTTTGGCTGTCAAATGACGCGCGCTGTCAAACGCAAAGTCGAGCGAACAAGACGAGAATTTGGTTTAGAATAGCAGAGAATTAATTTAGGGAGTAATGATTGAGCTTTTGCAGTCTGCTTGTACATATTTATGATGTTTGAGTAATGTGTATAGCACTCGTACTCATATTTCTTCCTAAAACAGTATTTGTTAATTCGAATCGTAATCATAATGACCTTTAATGATAGGTAAGTTACTAAGCTTTAacttattttaagatatttaaCCAAACATAAATCCATCCTAGTCTGCATTAGTGCATTCCCCTTAATTACATAAACCGTCCTAATGAATAACCAAAGCAactatttctacaaaaaaaaaaaacaaataaataaaaatatagtcagGTGAGAATTCTTGATACTTTTTTATCAACAAACGCTCATTACCGCGTTGACGGGTGGCACTGGCAGGCTAGTGGCAGTGCTTGGCATGCCAAACCAACTGGCAATCAATAACTACTGTCGACGGGATTACGCGGGAATTAATACTGGCAGCATGGGCGGCtcactctttatttatttaaatactcttCATTCGAATTTGGAATTGAATGTTCGATGCTAGATGAAGTTcgatttttgaattttgttgcTCTCTTTTGTTAAAGTTAGATGGATCAATGTTTTTGATACTTTATACTCttgctaatatatttttatgcacaAATGTGTGCACCATTACCTAAGAAGAATATGGAAATGAAACTTAGGCGTATtatgacatttataaaatatttatttctcaataaaTCACAATCTGTATACAATCTAATTGTGGCACATAGAACAACAGATAATATATAATATTCCAAATTATGATTCGTACTAACATGTACTGACACTATTTGaggtatttaatttcatattatcaTGAAATGCTTACTGCAATTATTCTAGGGATGTATTCATCAGACCAGTACCTGAATAACCCAGGTAATTTGGACTATACCTGCGTACCAAGAGATGGTAAACCTTTCTCTATGTCTCTGAAATTGCCCGGGTAATTCTTGCAGTGGACGAGGAACCCCAAGTTATATATTAATCACATTTATAACACAGATatctacttttttttgtaaacctatcacaattaaaataaattcgtaTTGTTGGCAACTTTATCAATTCGAGATTGCTTGCTATTAACTCAAAAAAGTGAATACTAAACTatggtaacatttttttttttgtaaaaataaaataacacagcCGAAACATCGAGATCTACATTACACCGAAATACCAATGactagtttttgaaaaatactacTTTAGATTTTTCcccatttataaaattttcgtatttttttactacaagTAAATCGACCACATCAATATCCCATCtaaaacacatacatataaatatgacaattattatttaacctgAATCACCAGATCAGGATCAAGGTGACTCCATTGTGCGTCGTACGCTTTACAAAGGTATATAATGAGCAAAATTCTCAAATTTATCTCAACAGAGAATTATGAGGTACTTATAGGTTGTCTGAGCAAAAACAGGTTTCAAACGGCTCCTGGAATCTTAATCTTCGGCTTCGGAACCTAAAGAATATTCAATAGTCTTTAAGTCCCTGTTCATTTCATCAGGAGAATCATTTTCCAAGCTCAGAGTTCGTGATGTGAAAGAGCTTTGAGTCGCCATGCCCGCCAGAATCCCGTTTGACAAAGCCTGTACCGACAAGGCCTCCTGCGACGGGCCCGCATAACTGTACTGCTGATAAACAGCTTGTATCCTTGCCGCATTTACTAACGTCTGTATTTTTAACTGCGTGTCCAGTGCCAAGCTGAGAGGCAGTTTCCGCAACTGGCTCGCAATTAACTTCCCAAACATCTCAAACTCGTTCTCATTACCATTCTCGGAATGTTGACTCAGATCTTGCGGCAAGTCCGTGTGATCGCCGCTGTCTGAattacttttcttttgttttgtaggcACCGGGTAGATAGTTGCGAGCGAGGTAGTCAGCGGCGTGGCGATCCCGACGGGGGGATTGAGAAAAGGCGCGGACGTAACCGGCGGGAGGATGCCAAACGTCCCCTGACTTAAGCCGAACGGAGTGCCGGGCCGAGGGGACGGCGTGTTCAACACGTACGGTGTCGACGAGCGCGTCGAACTGCGACGCTTTCGCGGACTTTTCTTTTCCGGAGATTTCCGCTCGCTGAGGTCCTGCACCACGTCGCTGTCGTCGCTCGCCGGGATCTCCACCAAACTGTTGTCCACCTATCAACAAACATACAACCGCTTAGCGTCAGAGCGCATGTGTAAACATGACGtcgtaaacaacaaaaaaatagacTCACAGAGCTCGGTGTGACGATCGCCCGCAGAAACCTGTCTGCATGTTCGAACCACGTGACGCTCGGCCTGTACGCATGCGCGCCAGCCTTCCTCGCCGCGCGAATCTTCTTCAACTCGACGCTGTACGACGAtcgtatgttttttattttatttttcaattcttTAACTGTGACATCGACCAAATTCAGTGCATTTATTATCTCTATGTATCCTTGCTCCCTTATTTTCTTATTCTTGTAGTGTTCCGAGACAGGGTTCCAAAGGTATTCGCGCTTCTCGTATTCGATAATCATCTGGATGGTGAGATCCTCGCTCCACTTGGGGTTGGCCAGGATAGCgaccattttgttttaaagcaTGCTATTTTGAAcacagttaatattttttatttagtgatttgttatttatttaattcgcgAGTTTAGCGTTGTTAGTACCAGGAGCGCAGAAGGGTGCGGGCGGTTCGCATGCGCGCAGCATACTAAAAGCACGTCGATGGGCCGGCACCCCGCGCGGGGGGTCTATTTCGGGAGTAGCCGGCATCACGCAGTCGCGTGCTTTGGAGCGTGCTGTTTCCTCTTCTCACCGCTCGGAGGCTGGGCAACGAGTGAAACGGAAGATTTGTGGCCGCCGGACGGCCGACTGTTCGTACTTACAGCGGCGACCGCCCGCCAATTGTCATATTTCAATCGGAGCACTTAGGACCTTTGGCGATATTGAATTTTGGATTTTCTTTCGCGGTTAAGATTTATAGTGCTTAATCGAATTATGTCTGCATATATGCGACTTTTACATTTTGATATGCGAATTCTGTATGCCAAGAttacttttgattttaaagttatataaaGTTAATCTTTTTCTATCATCGTTATCGATTAGGTATAGTTTTTATGTAAGTTATTCGCGCATAATGACTTACGTATCTACAAGTTAAATGattcgaaatataaataatgaaattacatAATCCGGTCACCTTAACTTGAGAACACAATCTGATCATACTTTTTTATCCAATAAATAATGCAATCTGCATCACTGTCAAGTATcaagtctatttatttttattttcgctctatacttggaaaaaaaaattcttcattaaaaaaatcgaaataCATATTCGAATATCGAATACGCTTAGTACGAACAGCACTCGTGTGGTCGTCTGTGACCGTTCGGTGCACCATCGCTATGGAACTTGTCGCGAGGTGCCGAGCGGGCCATTTGCTCGCGCCGTTTGCCGTCGCCCGCCCGTCGCCCTAACGTCT
The DNA window shown above is from Helicoverpa armigera isolate CAAS_96S chromosome 25, ASM3070526v1, whole genome shotgun sequence and carries:
- the LOC126055675 gene encoding uncharacterized protein LOC126055675, whose protein sequence is MVAILANPKWSEDLTIQMIIEYEKREYLWNPVSEHYKNKKIREQGYIEIINALNLVDVTVKELKNKIKNIRSSYSVELKKIRAARKAGAHAYRPSVTWFEHADRFLRAIVTPSSVDNSLVEIPASDDSDVVQDLSERKSPEKKSPRKRRSSTRSSTPYVLNTPSPRPGTPFGLSQGTFGILPPVTSAPFLNPPVGIATPLTTSLATIYPVPTKQKKSNSDSGDHTDLPQDLSQHSENGNENEFEMFGKLIASQLRKLPLSLALDTQLKIQTLVNAARIQAVYQQYSYAGPSQEALSVQALSNGILAGMATQSSFTSRTLSLENDSPDEMNRDLKTIEYSLGSEAED